A genomic window from Leptospiraceae bacterium includes:
- the betB gene encoding betaine-aldehyde dehydrogenase, giving the protein MSEIPVLKNYIHGKYVNSESGEFFENLNPATGKVISLVEIAGRAEVEKAVQSSEEGFQIWSSMSGTQRGRILNRAVQILRKRNEELAKLEVSDTGKPLSEAIEVDIHSGADAIEYYAGLAASLHGHHYDLGFSFAYTRREPLGITAGIGAWNYPFQIAAWKSGPALACGNSMIFKPAELSPITALKLAEVYTEAGVPDGVFNVVQGFADTGRLLSRHEKIAKISLTGEVNTGKKVMADAATSLKKVTLELGGKSPLIIFSDADLDNAVKAALMANFYTQGEVCSNGTRVFVEKAIHKEFAQKLVERTRKIKIGDPMDMSTTMGALISKDHYEKVMYYITKARENGSNIIFGGKRVQVPGHAGYFIEPAIIDDCTDNMQCVQEEIFGPVLSILPFETEEEVLKRANHTPYGLAAGVFTCDIQRAHRVVSKLQAGICWINNYNLTPIEIPFGGYKQSGLGRENSLATIEYYTQLKTVYVEMGDVTAAF; this is encoded by the coding sequence ATGTCAGAGATACCTGTATTAAAAAACTATATTCATGGGAAGTATGTAAATTCTGAATCCGGAGAATTTTTTGAAAACTTAAATCCGGCTACCGGGAAAGTTATTTCTTTAGTTGAAATTGCAGGCAGAGCAGAAGTGGAAAAAGCGGTTCAAAGTTCAGAGGAGGGTTTTCAGATATGGTCTTCCATGAGCGGAACCCAGAGGGGAAGAATTTTAAATCGAGCAGTTCAAATATTACGTAAGAGAAATGAAGAATTAGCTAAATTAGAGGTATCTGATACGGGTAAACCTCTCTCAGAAGCAATTGAAGTAGATATACACTCCGGTGCTGATGCAATAGAATACTATGCTGGTCTTGCTGCAAGTCTTCACGGTCATCACTACGATCTGGGTTTCTCCTTTGCTTATACTCGTAGAGAACCTCTGGGAATTACCGCCGGTATAGGAGCCTGGAATTATCCTTTTCAGATAGCTGCCTGGAAATCAGGACCGGCTTTAGCCTGCGGAAATTCCATGATATTTAAACCCGCCGAATTAAGTCCGATAACTGCTCTAAAACTAGCCGAAGTATACACGGAGGCCGGCGTTCCGGACGGAGTATTTAATGTGGTGCAGGGTTTTGCGGATACGGGTAGACTTTTAAGTAGACATGAAAAAATAGCCAAAATAAGTCTCACAGGTGAAGTAAATACAGGCAAGAAAGTCATGGCAGATGCAGCGACAAGTTTGAAAAAAGTTACTCTTGAATTAGGGGGGAAATCTCCTCTGATTATTTTTTCCGATGCCGATCTGGATAATGCTGTAAAAGCTGCTCTCATGGCTAATTTTTATACACAGGGTGAAGTTTGTTCGAATGGAACAAGAGTTTTTGTGGAGAAGGCTATACATAAAGAATTTGCTCAGAAATTAGTAGAAAGAACCCGGAAAATAAAAATTGGTGATCCTATGGACATGAGCACTACGATGGGAGCCTTGATAAGTAAGGATCATTACGAAAAAGTAATGTATTATATAACAAAAGCCAGAGAGAATGGATCGAATATAATTTTTGGAGGAAAAAGAGTTCAGGTTCCAGGACATGCGGGATATTTTATAGAACCCGCAATTATTGATGACTGTACGGATAATATGCAGTGTGTTCAAGAAGAAATATTCGGTCCTGTACTGTCTATTTTGCCTTTTGAGACGGAGGAGGAAGTTCTAAAAAGGGCTAATCATACTCCTTACGGTCTGGCAGCGGGAGTATTTACCTGTGATATTCAGAGGGCTCATCGGGTAGTTTCGAAATTACAGGCAGGCATCTGTTGGATAAATAATTATAACCTGACTCCTATAGAAATTCCTTTCGGAGGCTATAAACAATCCGGATTGGGAAGGGAGAATAGCCTGGCTACTATTGAATACTACACACAATTAAAGACAGTTTATGTAGAGATGGGGGATGTTACTGCTGCATTTTAG
- the betA gene encoding choline dehydrogenase encodes MSKKEEYDYIIIGSGSAGSVLAGRLSEDSDVSVHVLEAGPGDSSIFSRMPAAFSEPLKSNRLNWAYYTLPEPYLNNREMYCPRGRILGGSGSVNGMVYIRGHAEDYNRWESYGLKNWSASHCLPYFKKVQTHENGGNEYRGDAGPQFVEAGRQINPLFTAWMEAGKQAGYQYTEDVNGFNQEGIGPFDRTTKKGYRASSARAYLHPALKRPNLSVRTKTMVHRILFEGKKAVGVEIIRGANTGKVYARREVILCGGAINSPLLLQLSGVGPAEHLEKLGIPIIADRPGVGENLQDHLEIYVQYKCKKPISLYPAVRWYGRILVGLEWIFMKTGPGATNHFEAGGFIRSKAGVLHPNLQFHFLPIAMNYDGSMPAGGHGFQVHVGPMRPESKGYVRISKNSPFAKPEILFNYMGTENDREEMRDGIRLTREIVYQKAFDEFRGEEWTPGEKVHSDAEIDAFIRERSESAYHPSCSCKMGQETDLMAVVDSEGKVFGVENLRVVDTSIMPDLVSGNTDAPTIMMAEKLSDVIRGKEPLAPSNAEYWIHPEWKTKQR; translated from the coding sequence ATGAGTAAGAAAGAAGAATATGATTACATTATTATTGGTTCGGGTTCTGCGGGTTCGGTACTTGCGGGAAGACTTTCTGAGGATTCCGATGTTTCTGTACATGTATTGGAAGCAGGGCCCGGGGATAGTTCAATTTTCAGCCGAATGCCTGCTGCTTTTTCTGAACCTTTGAAAAGTAATCGTTTAAACTGGGCTTATTATACACTTCCGGAACCTTACTTGAATAATAGAGAAATGTATTGCCCGAGAGGAAGAATCCTCGGTGGTTCCGGTTCTGTCAACGGAATGGTTTATATCCGGGGTCATGCGGAAGACTATAACCGTTGGGAATCCTATGGTTTGAAAAATTGGTCGGCTTCACATTGTTTACCTTATTTTAAAAAAGTGCAAACTCATGAAAATGGAGGCAATGAGTATAGGGGGGATGCAGGTCCACAATTTGTAGAGGCCGGTCGACAAATTAACCCTCTATTTACTGCCTGGATGGAAGCCGGTAAACAGGCCGGCTATCAGTACACGGAAGATGTGAATGGCTTTAACCAGGAAGGAATTGGACCTTTTGATAGAACTACTAAAAAAGGCTACCGTGCTTCTTCTGCAAGAGCTTATTTACATCCTGCTTTAAAAAGACCGAATTTATCTGTGCGAACAAAAACCATGGTTCACCGTATTCTTTTTGAAGGAAAAAAAGCGGTGGGTGTAGAAATTATAAGAGGTGCGAACACAGGAAAGGTGTATGCAAGAAGAGAAGTGATTCTTTGCGGAGGAGCTATCAATTCACCTTTACTTTTACAATTATCCGGAGTAGGTCCGGCAGAGCATTTAGAAAAATTAGGAATTCCCATAATAGCGGACAGACCCGGTGTAGGGGAAAACTTGCAGGATCACCTTGAAATATATGTTCAGTATAAATGTAAGAAACCGATCAGTTTGTATCCGGCAGTTCGCTGGTATGGAAGGATTCTGGTAGGATTGGAATGGATATTCATGAAAACAGGCCCGGGAGCTACAAATCATTTTGAGGCAGGAGGCTTTATTCGGAGCAAGGCCGGAGTTTTGCATCCGAATCTTCAATTTCACTTTCTACCTATAGCCATGAATTATGATGGTTCTATGCCGGCAGGAGGTCATGGTTTCCAGGTGCATGTAGGGCCGATGCGTCCGGAAAGCAAGGGCTATGTGAGAATAAGTAAAAACAGTCCATTTGCAAAACCTGAAATACTTTTTAACTATATGGGTACTGAAAACGATAGAGAAGAAATGCGGGATGGGATTCGATTAACCCGGGAAATTGTATATCAGAAAGCCTTTGATGAATTCAGAGGAGAAGAATGGACACCAGGGGAGAAAGTCCATTCGGATGCTGAGATCGATGCCTTCATTCGTGAACGTTCGGAAAGTGCATATCATCCATCCTGTTCCTGTAAAATGGGTCAGGAAACCGATCTTATGGCTGTGGTCGATTCAGAAGGAAAGGTATTTGGTGTAGAAAATTTAAGAGTAGTAGACACATCGATAATGCCGGATCTGGTCAGCGGAAATACGGATGCTCCTACCATCATGATGGCAGAAAAATTATCAGATGTGATTCGCGGAAAAGAACCCTTAGCTCCTTCAAACGCAGAATACTGGATTCATCCGGAATGGAAAACTAAGCAAAGATAA
- a CDS encoding MFS transporter, whose amino-acid sequence MNEEPKIKKIWRVRILTTTWLSYAGFYFCRKNYAIVKSSIQERMGLDELQLAHIFTAYLVAYMLGQFLTSYLGRKVATRILLLSGMGITFLANVVFGFSYLRGPSTYYLFITFMIINGFAQATGWPGNIGVLSNWLNQKERGQIMAVWATSYQLGSIFAKSFAAMMLGLFGVLWSFWGASIIMFLVWIIFYFMEKDKPEDAGMEPLIEEVEIEASDAADVRQSGIFAGWTSNVIFTVIFMGTVYFVFKFLRYSLDSWSPMAIENLFNIEKQNAGYISTLFDWVGFGGVLFAGWASDKFFKGKRHQIILYMTIGMLLAFLFMYLVGIKSLVLFGISLAICGFMVMGPDSLLAGVGAIDVGGKSGAIVAAGIINGLGSIGPIFQEEIIGWILKEYGFQKTFQLLVAICILGIIGTGYLSYRSRKGLSNL is encoded by the coding sequence ATGAATGAAGAGCCAAAGATTAAAAAAATTTGGAGAGTGCGCATTCTTACGACTACCTGGCTTTCCTATGCGGGCTTTTATTTTTGTCGAAAAAATTATGCCATAGTAAAATCATCTATACAGGAAAGAATGGGCCTGGATGAACTTCAGTTGGCTCATATATTTACTGCATATCTCGTTGCATACATGCTCGGTCAGTTTCTTACGAGTTATTTAGGTCGTAAAGTTGCTACCCGAATTTTACTTCTTTCTGGTATGGGAATTACTTTCCTTGCAAATGTTGTGTTCGGATTTTCTTATCTTCGGGGTCCCTCTACCTATTACTTATTTATAACATTCATGATTATCAATGGTTTTGCCCAGGCGACGGGTTGGCCGGGTAATATAGGTGTTTTGAGTAACTGGCTTAACCAAAAAGAACGCGGTCAAATAATGGCTGTATGGGCAACCAGCTATCAATTAGGAAGTATTTTTGCCAAATCTTTTGCGGCTATGATGCTCGGACTTTTTGGCGTTCTATGGTCTTTTTGGGGTGCTTCTATTATCATGTTTCTTGTGTGGATAATATTCTATTTTATGGAAAAAGATAAGCCGGAAGATGCAGGTATGGAACCGCTCATTGAGGAAGTTGAAATAGAAGCTTCCGATGCAGCTGATGTAAGGCAGAGTGGAATTTTTGCCGGTTGGACAAGCAATGTAATATTCACTGTAATATTCATGGGAACTGTGTACTTTGTATTTAAATTCCTCAGGTATTCCCTGGATAGCTGGTCACCTATGGCTATAGAAAACCTGTTTAATATAGAGAAGCAAAATGCAGGATATATTTCTACTCTATTTGATTGGGTGGGTTTTGGAGGAGTTTTATTTGCAGGCTGGGCATCAGATAAATTTTTTAAGGGGAAGCGTCACCAAATTATACTTTACATGACTATTGGAATGCTTCTCGCATTTTTATTTATGTACTTAGTGGGGATAAAGTCTTTAGTTCTATTTGGTATTAGCCTTGCGATATGCGGATTTATGGTAATGGGACCGGATTCGCTTCTAGCTGGTGTAGGGGCTATTGATGTAGGAGGAAAAAGTGGAGCTATAGTTGCGGCCGGGATTATTAATGGTCTGGGTTCAATAGGGCCAATTTTTCAGGAAGAGATCATTGGCTGGATTTTAAAAGAATATGGTTTTCAAAAAACGTTTCAACTTTTAGTGGCGATCTGTATTCTCGGCATAATAGGTACCGGGTACCTGAGTTATCGTTCGAGAAAAGGTCTGTCAAATTTATGA
- a CDS encoding HAD family phosphatase, with translation MNIKDIQGIIFDMDGTLVDSEIFTEKSVRWLLDEFNLPYPDLNFKQFYGITWQRITDILQALYPTLMKVNVSLLLQDKFHEMFKSDEMIYIPGAPEFIKKIQKDFKLAIATSSNRESLDFLLNKMGIRDTLQVALSAENYTKSKPDPECYLKAAESLNLHPKHCLIFEDSIAGLTAGKNAGMYTVGITWRATDIQVMRSLADILIKDYNGLSEDFLIKIK, from the coding sequence ATGAATATAAAAGATATTCAGGGCATAATCTTTGATATGGATGGTACTCTGGTAGATTCTGAGATATTCACTGAGAAGTCTGTTCGCTGGCTTTTAGATGAATTTAACCTGCCATATCCTGATTTGAATTTCAAACAGTTTTATGGTATAACCTGGCAAAGAATTACCGATATACTTCAGGCTCTCTATCCTACTTTGATGAAAGTCAATGTAAGTCTTCTATTACAGGATAAATTTCATGAGATGTTTAAGTCCGATGAAATGATATATATCCCCGGAGCACCGGAGTTTATTAAAAAAATTCAAAAAGATTTTAAGCTGGCTATTGCAACCTCGAGTAACAGAGAAAGTCTGGATTTCTTATTAAATAAAATGGGAATTCGAGACACTCTTCAGGTAGCCCTTTCGGCTGAAAACTATACGAAATCTAAACCGGATCCCGAATGTTACTTGAAAGCTGCTGAATCACTAAACTTACATCCGAAACATTGTCTTATATTTGAAGATAGTATAGCAGGCCTTACTGCCGGAAAAAACGCAGGAATGTATACAGTAGGTATTACCTGGAGGGCAACTGATATACAAGTCATGCGGAGCTTAGCAGACATTTTAATAAAAGATTACAATGGATTAAGCGAGGACTTTCTAATCAAAATCAAATAA
- a CDS encoding M48 family metalloprotease: MKLFYIYFVYIPIFSLFSLIWSYSSDDLNKETLLSDHIYRLSESEYTKKWKTENGKEGTCIADGQLYDNWKSIIEKAFRKLIDNSGKHQIPICYVVLEENSFNAAAFPNGKFLINVGTLKILDARIKSEKLKDIDKARESYIAAILSHELAHYYNRHTIKFMKRLLDSGNKKNIELQKIQFSQEDELDADSSGMLYMERAGYDNWYFKDMLKIINQNYQNSLEKARNDKKEHVSIYFSTHPSPHLRLSNAGAENAEFHRTAFLLEKLFADIQLGRNLDSIKSSLDKLLIDPKYRDNPEILRAYAVCLHKIWLESVSLEDQSLRGVLDMPSFRDSMLFKKAVSGKGRKEIPGDKAKYWKARRAYLKLLKNIIDLEFCSNYALLLAYSDKPHDWKEAVIFAEKSNEILNTTISMNNLGVVYYITEMKKVEEVIPFFEGIVKRVEPALKAKVFSKQIEPEKVKAWEQIFKNRQAYDSNYVFEDFTPILNLALLYHYSGKTDLAKEIAKTYLKDYDSESDWSKFLSKTTNVKLPEISTGVNQLSVSGLKIGNSLVDAVRLLGKPDDKIVGYEGDIWVYQDKKTKIIFQEGKVREIRLEDSSSPPVNQELRVGAEKSLAEKVLGKNSQKKGQNKFIYFQKGKASISYSNNIVNKIILFE, encoded by the coding sequence ATGAAACTTTTTTATATCTATTTTGTATATATTCCCATTTTTTCTTTATTTTCGCTTATATGGTCGTATTCATCTGATGATCTGAATAAAGAAACTCTCTTATCTGATCATATATACCGCCTGAGTGAAAGTGAATATACCAAGAAATGGAAAACCGAAAATGGTAAAGAGGGAACCTGCATAGCTGACGGGCAATTATATGATAATTGGAAATCGATTATAGAAAAGGCTTTCAGGAAGTTAATAGACAATTCCGGAAAACATCAAATTCCTATCTGTTATGTAGTTTTGGAAGAAAATTCATTTAATGCTGCCGCCTTTCCGAATGGAAAGTTTTTAATAAATGTCGGTACTTTGAAGATCTTAGACGCTCGCATTAAATCCGAGAAACTAAAGGATATTGATAAGGCGAGAGAAAGCTATATTGCAGCAATCCTCTCTCATGAATTAGCCCATTATTATAATCGACATACCATAAAATTCATGAAACGTTTACTCGACTCCGGAAATAAAAAAAATATTGAACTACAAAAAATTCAATTTTCCCAGGAAGATGAGTTAGATGCAGATAGCAGCGGTATGCTCTATATGGAAAGAGCCGGGTATGATAACTGGTATTTCAAGGATATGTTGAAAATTATCAATCAGAATTATCAGAATTCGCTCGAAAAAGCAAGAAATGATAAAAAAGAGCATGTGAGTATTTATTTTTCAACCCATCCGAGTCCTCACCTGCGCTTAAGTAATGCGGGAGCAGAAAATGCAGAATTTCATCGCACTGCTTTTTTACTGGAGAAGCTATTCGCTGACATTCAACTCGGTAGAAATTTAGATTCCATAAAATCATCTCTTGATAAATTATTAATAGATCCAAAATACCGGGATAATCCGGAAATACTCAGGGCCTATGCGGTATGTCTTCACAAAATTTGGTTAGAATCCGTGTCACTTGAGGATCAAAGTTTAAGAGGTGTTCTCGACATGCCTTCCTTTAGAGATAGCATGTTATTTAAGAAAGCCGTAAGCGGCAAAGGAAGAAAAGAAATACCGGGAGATAAGGCAAAATACTGGAAAGCCAGAAGAGCCTATTTAAAACTATTAAAGAATATCATAGACCTGGAATTTTGTTCTAATTATGCTCTTTTATTAGCTTATTCTGATAAACCGCATGATTGGAAAGAAGCTGTAATTTTCGCCGAGAAATCAAATGAAATTCTAAATACAACCATCAGCATGAATAATCTGGGGGTTGTTTACTATATAACCGAAATGAAAAAGGTGGAAGAAGTTATTCCTTTTTTTGAGGGTATCGTAAAACGAGTAGAACCTGCACTGAAAGCGAAAGTATTCAGCAAACAGATAGAACCGGAAAAAGTAAAAGCCTGGGAACAAATTTTTAAAAATCGTCAGGCTTATGATTCTAATTATGTTTTTGAAGATTTTACTCCCATATTAAATTTGGCTTTACTCTATCACTATTCCGGTAAAACGGACTTAGCTAAAGAAATTGCTAAAACCTATTTGAAGGATTATGATTCTGAGTCTGATTGGTCAAAATTTCTTTCTAAAACAACTAATGTCAAGCTTCCCGAAATAAGCACCGGTGTTAATCAACTTAGCGTTTCCGGTTTAAAAATAGGAAATTCTCTTGTAGATGCAGTTCGTCTTTTAGGAAAGCCGGATGATAAAATAGTTGGCTATGAAGGAGATATATGGGTTTATCAGGATAAAAAAACAAAAATTATCTTCCAGGAAGGAAAAGTCAGAGAAATTCGCTTAGAAGATAGTAGCAGCCCTCCCGTAAACCAGGAACTTAGAGTAGGAGCAGAAAAAAGCCTCGCAGAGAAAGTTTTAGGGAAAAATTCACAAAAAAAAGGTCAAAATAAATTTATATACTTTCAAAAAGGAAAAGCTTCTATAAGTTATTCCAATAATATCGTAAACAAGATTATTCTATTTGAATAA
- a CDS encoding SpoIIE family protein phosphatase: MNKMKIIVFIIVFYFFSACSNPKVQEISGDWYYSLSNQANSEWKNLKSLNNLHRFVPSEKGYLWIKKKFNQKSIFSSELLSISPGRLILSDEMYLNGVFIGKTPKGTMREWNTWNWFRSYTFHKSILKEKNNELLIKLYVNGEGAIYEPFILGDADEVDLYNFPNAFVYGYYNIFVSFLFVIIAAYHLLIYVKRKKDRYNLYYAIFSIIYAVYSANFFTEFYAHYISMSYLLHQKLVFFFMFLSALVFMIFLIEFLRVPVRSWFSRTFLFLTILSFIIIIIPAEYKLFLIYRNYLNTVLLLFVIGLSFIIIRAFLLKRKEVFSLLYGFIPLMLLTVVDIITNYFNFNLPFLSGLGFPMFLGSIMFILAARTVEIHNFTDELNESLEEKVKDRTQQLQISFEEIKTLKEQQDGDYFLTSLLTNTFNKNTVKSENVEVDFFISQKKKFSFRKREWELGGDIDIAHSIELRGKTYTIFLNADAMGKSMQGAGGILVLGAVFHSIVERTKAASQSKNISPERWLKNTFIELQKVFESFNGTMLISLVIGAVEDKTGVFYYINAEHPWIVLYRDKKAEFIENSLEFRKLGTEGLTGKIYINVFELQDGDMLLIGSDGRDDIIIGYDEKGNRIINEDENLFLQNVEEAEGEISEIYSRILEKGELIDDLSLLRIKYNQLNRNIKVLPDSFYRELTDKAENEKISLLEKAYKENPFDKELCNILLLQYESMKMYSQAFSCIEKYLMYSPADNMMMRAIKIGLAIKKYESSIEYGERLRMRNPSNLENLELLINSYILTENYGRARVLLNEVIELGMTKEKVNLLEKKLSRAIGIEQESGA, translated from the coding sequence ATGAATAAAATGAAAATTATAGTTTTTATCATTGTATTTTATTTTTTCTCCGCCTGTTCAAACCCGAAAGTTCAGGAAATTTCCGGGGATTGGTACTACTCTCTTTCCAATCAAGCGAATTCAGAATGGAAGAATTTGAAAAGTTTAAACAATTTGCATCGATTTGTTCCTTCAGAAAAAGGCTATCTTTGGATAAAGAAAAAGTTTAATCAAAAAAGTATCTTTAGTTCCGAATTGCTGAGCATATCGCCCGGAAGACTTATATTATCTGACGAAATGTATTTAAATGGAGTTTTTATTGGTAAAACTCCCAAAGGTACCATGCGGGAATGGAATACCTGGAACTGGTTTCGTTCCTATACCTTTCATAAAAGTATCCTAAAAGAAAAAAATAATGAGTTACTAATAAAACTCTACGTAAACGGGGAAGGGGCTATTTATGAACCGTTTATCCTGGGGGATGCGGATGAAGTTGATTTGTATAATTTTCCTAATGCGTTTGTCTATGGATATTATAATATTTTTGTATCTTTCTTATTTGTGATTATTGCTGCCTACCATTTATTAATTTATGTGAAACGGAAAAAAGATCGCTATAATTTATACTATGCTATTTTTTCAATTATTTATGCAGTTTATAGTGCAAATTTCTTTACTGAGTTTTATGCTCACTATATTTCCATGTCTTATCTCTTACACCAAAAACTGGTATTCTTTTTTATGTTTTTATCTGCCCTGGTATTTATGATATTCCTAATAGAGTTTTTAAGGGTTCCGGTTAGATCCTGGTTTTCTCGAACTTTTCTTTTTCTGACAATTCTTAGTTTTATTATAATCATAATACCCGCTGAATACAAATTATTTTTAATATATAGAAATTATTTAAATACCGTTTTATTATTGTTTGTTATAGGCTTGAGTTTTATAATCATCAGGGCTTTTCTTTTGAAAAGGAAAGAAGTTTTCTCCCTTTTATATGGTTTTATTCCATTGATGTTATTGACTGTGGTAGATATTATAACAAACTATTTTAATTTCAACCTTCCTTTTTTGTCAGGACTGGGTTTTCCCATGTTTTTAGGTAGCATCATGTTTATCTTAGCTGCAAGGACTGTAGAGATTCATAATTTTACAGATGAGCTGAATGAGAGTCTGGAAGAAAAAGTTAAAGATCGAACCCAACAACTCCAAATATCTTTTGAAGAAATTAAAACTTTAAAAGAACAGCAAGATGGAGATTACTTTTTAACGTCTCTTTTGACAAATACATTTAATAAAAATACGGTTAAGAGTGAAAATGTTGAAGTAGATTTTTTTATTTCCCAGAAGAAAAAGTTTAGTTTTAGAAAAAGAGAATGGGAACTTGGAGGAGATATTGATATTGCCCACTCGATAGAATTAAGAGGGAAAACCTATACAATATTTTTAAATGCAGATGCCATGGGTAAATCGATGCAAGGTGCAGGTGGAATTCTGGTTTTGGGAGCGGTCTTTCATTCTATTGTAGAAAGGACAAAAGCAGCCTCTCAATCTAAAAATATTTCTCCGGAACGCTGGTTGAAGAACACTTTTATAGAGTTGCAAAAAGTTTTTGAAAGTTTTAATGGAACGATGTTAATTTCTTTGGTTATTGGTGCTGTCGAAGATAAAACCGGAGTATTCTATTATATTAATGCTGAACATCCCTGGATAGTATTGTATAGAGACAAGAAAGCAGAATTTATAGAGAATTCTTTAGAGTTTCGTAAACTGGGTACGGAAGGCTTAACAGGAAAGATCTATATTAATGTTTTTGAGTTGCAGGATGGAGATATGCTTTTGATTGGTTCGGATGGTAGGGATGATATTATAATTGGTTATGATGAGAAAGGAAATCGGATTATTAATGAAGATGAAAATCTCTTTCTCCAAAATGTAGAAGAAGCAGAAGGAGAAATCTCAGAAATATATTCTAGAATATTAGAAAAGGGCGAACTTATAGATGACCTTTCTCTACTAAGAATTAAATATAATCAATTAAACAGAAATATAAAAGTACTACCTGATTCTTTCTATAGAGAATTAACAGATAAAGCAGAAAACGAAAAAATAAGCTTATTAGAAAAAGCTTACAAAGAGAACCCTTTCGATAAAGAATTATGTAATATCTTGCTTTTACAATATGAGAGTATGAAAATGTATTCTCAAGCTTTTTCATGTATTGAAAAATATCTGATGTATTCACCTGCTGATAACATGATGATGAGAGCAATTAAAATAGGATTAGCTATCAAGAAATATGAGAGTTCTATAGAATACGGAGAAAGACTAAGAATGCGTAATCCTTCTAATTTGGAAAACCTCGAACTTCTAATTAACTCTTACATTTTAACTGAAAATTATGGAAGAGCCAGAGTTTTACTGAATGAAGTAATCGAACTGGGAATGACAAAGGAAAAAGTGAATTTATTAGAAAAGAAATTGAGCCGGGCTATCGGAATAGAACAAGAAAGCGGAGCTTAA
- a CDS encoding DUF2505 domain-containing protein: MKISQTFQIPFPINKVYELFTNQEHLLQRYEHAKCSNVEFLYYGNKEQVFRIQSKRLIPSTPPALLKNFVKSTTSLIQIDDWILEEKDEKRGNYEVEMEGLPVHIKGELFLLNNMEGKETEYKINAEINISIPLIGNTIASQVASDTKKTWQHDVDFLIEVLTNTLLS, encoded by the coding sequence ATGAAGATCTCTCAGACATTTCAAATTCCCTTTCCTATAAATAAAGTTTATGAGCTATTTACTAACCAGGAACATTTACTTCAAAGGTATGAACACGCTAAATGCAGTAATGTTGAATTCCTATACTATGGTAATAAAGAACAGGTTTTCAGAATTCAAAGCAAAAGACTTATTCCCTCTACTCCCCCTGCCTTATTAAAAAATTTCGTAAAAAGCACAACAAGCTTAATTCAAATAGATGATTGGATTCTCGAAGAAAAGGATGAAAAGCGTGGAAACTATGAGGTAGAAATGGAAGGCTTACCCGTCCATATAAAAGGAGAATTATTCCTTTTAAACAACATGGAAGGAAAAGAAACCGAATACAAGATCAATGCAGAAATAAATATTTCGATTCCTTTAATCGGCAATACCATCGCCTCTCAGGTAGCAAGCGATACAAAAAAAACATGGCAGCATGATGTAGATTTCCTGATAGAAGTCTTAACCAATACCCTTCTTTCTTAG